Proteins found in one Paenibacillus dendritiformis genomic segment:
- the guaB gene encoding IMP dehydrogenase gives MWESKFAKEGLTFDDVLLVPRKSNVLPRETDVSTQLSSKVKLNIPMISAGMDTVTEAPLAIAIAREGGIGIIHKNMSIERQAEEVDRVKRSESGVITNPFSLSPEHTVEEADQLMAKYRISGVPIVDEQHKLVGILTNRDLRFVHDYNIKIKEVMTHENLVTAPVGTTLQEAEVILQQHKIEKLPLVDETNTLKGLITIKDIEKAIQYPQAAKDEQGRLLCGAAIGISQDSFDRAAALVQAGVDVIVVDSAHGHHINIIEAVRKLRELYPELTIVAGNVATGEATRDLIEAGASVVKVGIGPGSICTTRVIAGIGVPQITAVYDCATVAREYGIPVIADGGIKYSGDITKAIAAGASAVMLGSLLAGTEESPGESEIYQGRRFKVYRGMGSLGAMKRGSKDRYFQDSSNEKKLVPEGIEGRVAYKGPLADTIHQLMGGLKAGMGYCGTHNLTELQNDTHFVKISGAGLRESHPHDVQITKEAPNYSL, from the coding sequence GTGTGGGAGTCTAAGTTTGCAAAAGAAGGGTTAACGTTTGACGATGTGCTATTGGTGCCTCGCAAATCGAATGTATTGCCACGGGAAACAGATGTATCTACGCAGTTGAGCAGCAAAGTAAAGTTGAACATTCCGATGATTAGTGCAGGGATGGATACCGTTACGGAAGCGCCGCTGGCGATCGCGATTGCGCGGGAAGGCGGAATTGGCATCATTCACAAAAACATGTCGATCGAACGCCAAGCCGAAGAGGTTGACCGCGTGAAGCGCTCCGAGAGTGGGGTTATCACGAATCCGTTCTCGCTGTCTCCCGAGCATACGGTAGAAGAAGCGGATCAACTGATGGCCAAATACCGGATCAGCGGCGTTCCGATTGTGGACGAGCAGCATAAGCTGGTCGGGATTTTGACGAACCGTGACCTGCGCTTCGTCCATGACTACAATATTAAAATCAAAGAAGTCATGACTCATGAGAATCTGGTGACCGCACCCGTCGGCACAACCCTTCAAGAAGCAGAAGTCATTCTTCAGCAGCACAAGATCGAGAAGCTGCCTCTGGTGGACGAGACGAACACGCTGAAAGGCCTCATTACGATAAAAGATATCGAGAAAGCAATCCAATACCCGCAAGCCGCCAAGGATGAGCAGGGACGCCTGCTCTGCGGCGCCGCAATCGGCATCTCCCAGGATAGCTTCGATCGGGCGGCAGCGCTCGTGCAAGCTGGCGTAGACGTCATCGTCGTCGACTCGGCGCATGGCCATCACATCAATATTATTGAAGCGGTGCGGAAGCTGCGAGAGCTGTATCCGGAGCTGACAATTGTCGCGGGCAACGTGGCAACGGGCGAAGCGACGCGCGACCTGATCGAAGCAGGCGCTTCGGTGGTCAAGGTCGGCATCGGGCCGGGCTCCATCTGTACGACCCGGGTTATCGCCGGTATCGGCGTTCCGCAGATTACGGCGGTGTATGACTGTGCCACGGTCGCACGCGAGTATGGCATCCCGGTCATCGCCGATGGCGGCATCAAGTACTCCGGCGACATTACGAAGGCGATCGCGGCAGGGGCATCGGCCGTCATGTTGGGAAGCCTCCTGGCCGGTACGGAAGAGAGCCCAGGCGAATCGGAGATTTACCAGGGCCGCCGCTTCAAGGTATACCGTGGCATGGGCTCCTTGGGCGCGATGAAGCGAGGCAGCAAGGACCGTTATTTCCAAGACAGCAGCAACGAGAAGAAGCTCGTGCCGGAAGGCATCGAAGGCCGCGTCGCATACAAAGGTCCGCTGGCTGATACGATTCATCAATTGATGGGCGGATTGAAGGCAGGCATGGGGTATTGCGGCACGCATAATCTGACAGAGCTGCAGAACGATACGCATTTTGTCAAAATATCAGGTGCCGGCCTTCGTGAAAGCCATCCGCATGACGTGCAAATTACGAAGGAAGCGCCAAATTATTCCTTGTAA
- a CDS encoding D-alanyl-D-alanine carboxypeptidase family protein, translating to MTIVVKQQDATRKGKWKRIVAFATACQILTFTLLPSAGMVAAEAAAQTAEKGEAAANKGGSASAVKATKESLKLEVTSAILMEASTGQVLVNIDSNTPKPPASMTKMMTEYIVMDKVKNGELSWDEEVTTSEHASLTRGSRIFLAQGDKHTVRDLYIAMAIGSANDATVALAERIAGTEKEFVNLMNETAKKLGMTTAHFINSTGLGREDMPEKFRPEGTDETVMSAMDVAKLVRAIVIKHPEFRDFTTIQEYKFRERDETPIQNLNWMLEANKNIPNFKRYAYPGLDGMKTGFTNEAGNCFAGTAERDGMRLISVVMGTDINDKGKRFVETAKLLDHGFNNYDVQTVVAPKQAVDGVAAAPIKKGVSTEVPVVPETGVNFVVPKGASTEGKITHEVKLTPANELIAPIKNGQKIGTITFTYKDNGLEQKKTVNLIASEEVEKGSWWRLFFRAIGEFFVDLFQSIKNLF from the coding sequence ATGACGATAGTGGTAAAACAACAAGACGCGACAAGAAAAGGTAAGTGGAAGCGCATCGTCGCTTTTGCAACAGCTTGCCAGATACTTACATTCACGCTGCTTCCTTCGGCTGGCATGGTTGCTGCCGAAGCTGCTGCACAGACGGCAGAGAAAGGGGAAGCCGCAGCGAATAAGGGCGGGTCGGCGTCTGCGGTGAAGGCGACCAAGGAGTCGCTCAAATTGGAAGTAACATCGGCTATTCTGATGGAAGCTAGCACAGGACAAGTGCTTGTAAATATTGATTCGAATACCCCTAAGCCTCCGGCCAGCATGACCAAGATGATGACGGAGTACATCGTCATGGATAAGGTGAAGAATGGGGAATTGTCATGGGACGAAGAGGTCACGACGTCCGAGCATGCTTCTCTGACGCGGGGCTCGCGCATCTTCCTCGCGCAAGGGGACAAGCATACGGTTCGGGATCTCTATATCGCGATGGCGATCGGATCGGCGAACGATGCGACGGTAGCGCTTGCGGAGCGCATTGCGGGAACCGAGAAGGAGTTCGTCAACCTGATGAACGAGACCGCGAAGAAGCTGGGCATGACGACGGCACACTTCATTAATTCGACCGGATTAGGCCGGGAGGATATGCCGGAGAAGTTCCGTCCGGAAGGCACGGATGAGACCGTCATGTCTGCCATGGACGTGGCGAAGCTCGTTCGTGCGATTGTCATCAAGCATCCGGAATTCCGGGACTTCACGACGATCCAGGAATACAAGTTCCGTGAGCGTGACGAGACGCCGATTCAAAATCTGAACTGGATGCTGGAAGCGAACAAAAATATTCCGAACTTCAAGCGGTATGCATATCCGGGCCTGGACGGGATGAAGACGGGGTTCACGAACGAAGCGGGCAATTGCTTCGCCGGCACGGCGGAACGGGACGGCATGCGTCTTATCTCGGTCGTCATGGGCACGGATATTAACGATAAAGGAAAGCGGTTCGTAGAAACCGCCAAGCTGCTCGACCACGGGTTTAACAACTATGATGTCCAGACCGTCGTGGCTCCGAAGCAGGCGGTGGACGGAGTCGCAGCGGCTCCGATTAAGAAGGGCGTCTCAACCGAGGTGCCTGTTGTGCCTGAGACCGGAGTAAATTTCGTTGTACCTAAGGGCGCCAGCACGGAAGGCAAAATTACGCATGAAGTGAAGCTCACTCCGGCCAACGAGTTGATTGCCCCAATTAAGAATGGGCAGAAGATCGGGACGATTACGTTTACGTACAAAGATAACGGCTTGGAACAGAAGAAGACCGTAAATCTGATTGCTTCCGAAGAGGTGGAAAAAGGCAGCTGGTGGCGCTTATTTTTCCGAGCTATCGGGGAATTTTTCGTTGATTTGTTCCAATCCATCAAAAATTTGTTCTAA